The window GGGCGAATACGCCCAGCCCGGCGCCACCACCCTGACCATCCTGCACAGCAACACGCTGCGCGTGCGCTTCTTTGTGCCCAACGATTTGCGACCTCGCTACCTGCCGGGCACCGAGGTGCAAGTCAGCATCTCGGGCTGTGAGCGGCCCCTGAAGGCCACGGTGACCCGCGTCAGCGCCCGGCCTGAGTACACGCAGCCCATGATGTTCAGCCACGAGCTGCGCGATCGCTTGAGCTTCCTGACCGAGGCCCGCCTGACGGCGTCGTCCACCTGCACCGCCCCGCCGGGTACCCCGGTGGGCGTGGTGGTGCCGGCGCAGGAGAA of the Methanobacterium sp. genome contains:
- a CDS encoding HlyD family secretion protein, producing GEYAQPGATTLTILHSNTLRVRFFVPNDLRPRYLPGTEVQVSISGCERPLKATVTRVSARPEYTQPMMFSHELRDRLSFLTEARLTASSTCTAPPGTPVGVVVPAQEKQAS